One part of the Streptomyces sp. NBC_00286 genome encodes these proteins:
- a CDS encoding CobW family GTP-binding protein, producing the protein MLSVAIVGGLHADARKAAVDRLLADVPGAVALHHDLATAVQGTVVRTIRNSDGPVSTGEAPLVNDCACCALREDLVPELERLAEDGTTRLAVVELWESVEPKAMAEVVAGAELRLTGVITAVDPALVLPYLGNGDDLAEAGLAAAATDQRTIADTFARQLEYAPVLAVVESEAADDEDRALLAQLHPTARQVPLGHGDLAGAALAGFDVDAAAAAQHPACALLPAEADECGVSTLVWTRRRPFHPERLYAALEDLTCAAARSRGRFWLADRPDTLLHWDAAGGALCVENAGPWLASLPDAAWEMVPPVRRAAAALDWHPEHGDCCQHLVFTSPGLDREGLERVLESCLLTEAEYAAGRTAWKQLPPAFDTLLEV; encoded by the coding sequence ATGCTGTCCGTCGCCATCGTCGGCGGGCTGCACGCCGATGCCCGCAAGGCGGCCGTCGACCGGCTGCTCGCGGACGTACCGGGGGCCGTCGCGCTGCACCATGACCTTGCGACCGCCGTGCAGGGCACGGTCGTCCGGACGATCCGCAACAGCGACGGACCGGTGTCGACCGGTGAGGCGCCGCTCGTCAACGACTGCGCCTGCTGTGCGCTGCGCGAGGACCTGGTGCCCGAGCTGGAGCGGCTCGCGGAGGACGGGACGACCCGGCTCGCGGTCGTCGAGCTGTGGGAGTCGGTCGAGCCCAAGGCGATGGCCGAGGTCGTCGCGGGCGCCGAACTCCGGCTGACCGGCGTGATCACGGCGGTCGACCCCGCGCTGGTGCTGCCGTATCTCGGCAACGGCGACGATCTCGCGGAGGCAGGCCTCGCCGCTGCCGCCACCGATCAGCGCACGATCGCGGACACGTTCGCGCGTCAGCTGGAGTACGCGCCCGTGCTCGCCGTCGTCGAGTCCGAGGCGGCCGATGACGAGGACCGGGCGCTGCTCGCCCAGCTCCATCCGACTGCCCGCCAAGTCCCGCTCGGCCACGGTGACTTGGCGGGTGCCGCGCTGGCCGGCTTCGACGTGGACGCCGCCGCCGCTGCCCAGCACCCTGCCTGTGCACTGCTGCCGGCCGAGGCCGACGAGTGCGGCGTCTCCACCCTCGTATGGACCCGTCGGCGTCCCTTCCACCCGGAGCGGCTGTACGCGGCGCTGGAGGATCTGACCTGTGCCGCGGCCCGCAGTCGCGGGCGGTTCTGGCTCGCGGACCGGCCCGACACGCTGCTGCACTGGGACGCGGCCGGAGGTGCCCTGTGCGTGGAGAACGCGGGCCCCTGGCTGGCCTCGCTGCCGGACGCGGCCTGGGAGATGGTGCCGCCGGTGCGGCGCGCCGCGGCGGCCCTCGACTGGCACCCGGAGCACGGCGACTGCTGCCAGCACCTGGTCTTCACCTCCCCGGGCCTGGACCGCGAGGGCCTTGAACGGGTCCTGGAGTCCTGCCTGTTGACCGAGGCGGAGTACGCGGCGGGCCGCACCGCCTGGAAACAGCTCCCGCCCGCCTTCGACACCCTCCTGGAGGTCTGA
- a CDS encoding DUF397 domain-containing protein, which yields MDHDVYNGMAATELYGAAWQKSRHSNSQGSCVEFARLPGGEVAVRNSRFPDGPALVYTRAEIEAMLLGIKDGEFDHLVTGN from the coding sequence GTGGACCACGACGTGTACAACGGCATGGCTGCCACGGAGCTGTATGGGGCGGCCTGGCAGAAGAGCAGGCACAGCAACTCCCAGGGCTCCTGCGTGGAGTTCGCCCGGCTGCCCGGAGGCGAGGTGGCGGTGCGCAACTCGCGCTTCCCGGACGGGCCCGCGCTCGTCTACACGCGCGCCGAGATCGAGGCCATGCTCCTGGGCATCAAGGACGGCGAGTTCGACCACCTGGTGACGGGCAACTGA
- the rpsR gene encoding 30S ribosomal protein S18 has translation MPRKPERKPQKSRPNPLDVAGITYIDYKDTDLLRKFISDRGKIRSRRVTRVSSQQQRQLARAIKNAREMALLPYASR, from the coding sequence ATGCCCCGCAAGCCCGAGCGCAAGCCCCAGAAGTCCCGCCCCAACCCGCTGGACGTGGCCGGGATCACGTACATCGACTACAAGGACACCGATCTGCTGCGGAAGTTCATCTCGGACCGGGGGAAGATCCGCAGCCGCCGGGTCACCCGGGTTTCTTCCCAGCAGCAGCGCCAGTTGGCGCGGGCGATCAAGAACGCACGGGAGATGGCGTTGTTGCCGTACGCGTCACGGTAG
- the rpmB gene encoding 50S ribosomal protein L28 yields MSAHCMLTGAQPGFGNTISHSHRRTSRRFDPNIQSKRYWLPSEGRHVRLKLSTKGIKTVDTIGIEAAVARIRARGVKV; encoded by the coding sequence ATGTCCGCCCACTGCATGCTGACCGGAGCCCAACCCGGCTTCGGCAACACCATTTCCCACTCCCATCGGCGTACGTCCCGCCGTTTCGACCCCAACATCCAGAGCAAGCGCTACTGGCTGCCGAGCGAGGGCAGGCACGTACGGCTGAAGCTCAGCACCAAGGGGATCAAGACTGTCGACACGATCGGCATCGAGGCGGCCGTGGCCAGGATTCGTGCCCGTGGAGTGAAGGTCTGA
- the rpmG gene encoding 50S ribosomal protein L33 encodes MARNELRPVIKLRSTAGTGYTYVTRKNRRNDPDRLTLRKYDPMVGRHVDFREER; translated from the coding sequence ATGGCACGCAACGAACTCCGTCCGGTCATCAAGCTCCGGTCCACGGCCGGGACCGGCTACACGTACGTCACACGCAAGAACCGGCGTAACGACCCCGACCGGCTGACCCTGCGCAAGTACGACCCCATGGTGGGCCGCCACGTCGACTTCCGAGAGGAGCGCTGA
- the rpsN gene encoding 30S ribosomal protein S14: MAKKSKIAKNEKRQEIVARYAARRAELKEIIRRPSSSEAEKLAAQEELRRQPRDASATRVRNRDSVDGRPRGYLRNFGLSRVNLRKQAHAGFLPGVRKSSW; this comes from the coding sequence ATGGCAAAGAAGAGCAAGATCGCGAAGAACGAGAAGCGCCAGGAGATCGTCGCGCGCTACGCCGCCCGCCGCGCCGAGCTGAAGGAGATCATCCGCCGACCGTCTTCCTCGGAGGCCGAGAAGCTCGCCGCCCAGGAGGAACTGCGCAGGCAGCCGCGCGACGCCAGCGCCACGCGCGTACGCAACCGGGACAGTGTGGACGGCCGTCCGCGCGGGTACCTGCGCAACTTCGGGCTCTCGCGGGTCAATCTGCGGAAGCAGGCGCACGCGGGCTTTCTGCCCGGTGTGCGCAAATCGTCCTGGTAG
- a CDS encoding type B 50S ribosomal protein L31: MREGIHPAYGPVVFRDRAANHAFLTRSTMTSEKTIEWEDGNTYPVVDVEISNVSHPFYTGTARVLDTAGRVERFEQRYGKRGGR; this comes from the coding sequence ATGCGTGAGGGGATTCATCCGGCGTACGGCCCTGTCGTCTTCCGCGACCGTGCCGCCAACCACGCCTTCCTGACCCGCTCGACCATGACGAGCGAGAAGACCATCGAGTGGGAGGACGGCAACACCTACCCCGTCGTCGACGTCGAGATCTCGAACGTCAGCCACCCCTTCTACACGGGCACGGCCCGCGTGCTGGACACGGCGGGCCGCGTGGAGCGCTTCGAGCAGCGGTACGGGAAGCGCGGGGGCCGCTGA